TCTTTATCTGATGTCTCTAACTTCCCATCCCACTCAGCCACAGCAAGCTTCATTGTAACCCAGGTCTGCCCATTCCACACTTTCCTGGGCTTAAGTTTACACTTTCTGTTGTCTGAAAGGCTAGTGAATCTCCACTGTGGATCCAGCCCCTGGGAGGAAACTATGCATATGTTCCCTGGACAGCCAGTGGTCTGCAGCTAACAGGCCCTGTCTGGCTGTGGGATTTTAGGGACTTTGACAGTGGGTGGTTATGGGAAGTCTTTGATAGAGTGGCAGAGAGATCTATAGAGATCTCTGAGAAGGTCACTTCCTTATCTGCTTTATGCTTCCTCCTCACCTGCCCCGCCATGCGTGACTGTTGCTTCTTTGCCTACAGGTTCTCTTTTACTTGAGAGTTTAAAGGATCACATATCCACCACTGCCCAGGACCACTGCAAAGCCATCTACCTGCACGTCCTCACCACCAACAACACAGCCATAAGCTTCTACGAAAACAGAGACTTCAAGCAGCACCACTATCTCCCCTATTACTATTCCATCCGTGGGGTCCTCAAAGATGGCTTCACTTATGTCCTCTACATCAATGGTGGCCACCCTCCCTGGACCATCTTATATCCTTTTCTTCTCAGGGGTGAGAGACAGTGGCTTCCTAGCATCAGCTGGAGCTGTGGTTGCTTTCAGATGACATTCACAAAGCAAGCTCACAGGATGCATTTTTTCCTGATGAGATGATGTGGGTAGATCTGATTTGCATGTATCAGGAATTGATGGTCTGGTTGCAGTTATTGGGAAAGCAGACATGCTCTGGCATTCATTGTTCCCTGGACTTGAGCCCAGTAGAAGAGGTGGATTTTTAATTCTCCTGGTCCAAGATCCACCATCCATTCGTCCATCTATTTACCCAATAAGTATTGGTTGAGAGTCTCCTGTTCCTGGTATGTGTGGGCTACaatagtgaacaaaatagacaaagcCCCTGCCCTGGTGCGGCCTGCGTGCTGGCAGGGAGAAGGCAGATGAGGGAGGTGAAAGTGTTGTTTGCTATTTTGAACACTTAGTTCAAACCTTTCTTACCAGAATGTAGGGTATGTGACCCAGTGGTGTgtcccttccctgctccctcccttttAACTATCTCTGGCCCTAAACAGGTAAGAGGGAAGCTAGAAGACTTCTTAATAGTCATAGGGTGTGGCCCAGAAAATACTGTGTGTACATGTACCTGTGTGTAATTACTAGTAAATAAATGAGTCTAGGATTTATCCATTTCATAGGGAAATAAATGGGAGAGAGGTGTACAAAGCCCACAGGTCTCCATGCTTATGTGAAACTGGGTCTCTGTGCTAAGGGCTTAACACTGTTGACCCCCCTATGTCACAGGAATGAGGCCCTGCCCCTCTGAGGACTGAGGGTAGGGGGAGGACCAGGAACACTTGCTCTTTTGCTTTACCCCTCCCTGCAGCACCCAGTCCCTGTCTGTTAACCTTAGTCTGTGTGTCCGTGTGCCTGAGGCCTCACCTGGAAGGGCCTTTTGTACGCACATGCTGCCTTTATTATTTTGCATAGTGGAGGCCCTTCTATCTATGGAGGTTTTCCAGCACTCTGCAGAGGCTCAGTGGACTTTCAGCCTCCCTTGAGGACGGCATGCTGTCTGCATTCAGTCCTGCAGGTTGCTGTTTGGGCCTCTGCTGACAGTGCCACTCCAGGGGTGTGCAGGCAGGGAAGGCGAGTTGGAGTCTTCCTTAACAGAGTCCCACGGACTACATCCAGCACCTGGGTTCTGCTCTAGCAAACCTGAGCCCCTGCTCCATCCCACACAGGATTTACCGCCAGGCCCACAGCCTGCTCTGCAGCTTCCTGCCGTGGTCGAGCATCTCCACCAAGGGCGGCATTGAGTACAGCCGGACCATGTGATGCCAGCTGGGCAGCCTCCAGCAGGTCCCACCCCTTGGCGCCCTGCGGAGCCCACCTTCCTGGCCATTTGACCTCAACTGTGTTCTGCAGGGGAGCTGGCCCATCACCTGCCCCAGCTGCAGGCCCGGTGCTACATGGGCTCGGGAGCAGAGCGTCGTGGGGCAGGTATGCCCGGTCTCCAACAGGTATGCCAGAACAGGTGGTGGGGAACAGGGGATCAGAACTGAGTGGCATGATGGTCTTGAGAAATGGAGGCCTGGCACTTCCAACAATATAAACAAGGCTCTGGATAGGCACCTGCTGCACTAAGGGCTGAGGTAGTTCCTGAGCAACtctcagaacttttttttttttaaatatatattttattgattttttttttacagagaggaagggagagagatagagaattagaaacatcgatgggagagaaacatctcccactggggatgtgcccgcaacccaggtacatgcccttgaccggaatcgaacctgggacccctcagtccgcaggccgatgctctatccattgagccaaaccggtttcggcctctcaGAAATTTGAAGGaggattgccctagctggtttggctcagtggatagagcgtcagcctacggactgaagggtcctgggttcagttcctggtcaagggcacatgcctgggttgtgagctcgatccccggtaggaggcgtgcaggaggcagccaatcagtggttctctctcatcatagatgttttatctctctccctctctcttcctctctgaaatcaataagatatatatgtatatatatatatatatatatatatatatatatatatatatgtatatatatatatatatatgtat
This is a stretch of genomic DNA from Myotis daubentonii chromosome 4, mMyoDau2.1, whole genome shotgun sequence. It encodes these proteins:
- the NAA60 gene encoding N-alpha-acetyltransferase 60 isoform X2, with product MTEVVPSSALSEVSLRLLCHDDIDTVKHLCGDWFPIEYPDSWYRDITSNKKFFSLAATYRGTIVGMIVAEIKSRTKIHKEDGDILASNFSVDTQVAYILSLGVVKEFRKHGIGSLLLESLKDHISTTAQDHCKAIYLHVLTTNNTAISFYENRDFKQHHYLPYYYSIRGVLKDGFTYVLYINGGHPPWTILDYIQHLGSALANLSPCSIPHRIYRQAHSLLCSFLPWSSISTKGGIEYSRTM
- the NAA60 gene encoding N-alpha-acetyltransferase 60 isoform X3, translating into MDGDILASNFSVDTQVAYILSLGVVKEFRKHGIGSLLLESLKDHISTTAQDHCKAIYLHVLTTNNTAISFYENRDFKQHHYLPYYYSIRGVLKDGFTYVLYINGGHPPWTILYPFLLRGFTARPTACSAASCRGRASPPRAALSTAGPCDASWAASSRSHPLAPCGAHLPGHLTSTVFCRGAGPSPAPAAGPVLHGLGSRASWGRYARSPTGSSSPPSCSGNFCSCPGLAPM
- the NAA60 gene encoding N-alpha-acetyltransferase 60 isoform X1, producing MTEVVPSSALSEVSLRLLCHDDIDTVKHLCGDWFPIEYPDSWYRDITSNKKFFSLAATYRGTIVGMIVAEIKSRTKIHKEDGDILASNFSVDTQVAYILSLGVVKEFRKHGIGSLLLESLKDHISTTAQDHCKAIYLHVLTTNNTAISFYENRDFKQHHYLPYYYSIRGVLKDGFTYVLYINGGHPPWTILYPFLLRGFTARPTACSAASCRGRASPPRAALSTAGPCDASWAASSRSHPLAPCGAHLPGHLTSTVFCRGAGPSPAPAAGPVLHGLGSRASWGRYARSPTGSSSPPSCSGNFCSCPGLAPM